CCTGAGTCTGCCGGATGAACAATGACGCTCATATTCAAACTTGGCACCGAAACTAAAAATGAATTCCTGTAAAATATTATATgatattaaacaaataaatctcATAACTCAACATTTATGTGCAATTCTAAAGAGTTCAATTATTGTGGTACAATTCTAAAGACTTACATTATTGTTGATCCATTTTGTAGGGGAGTTAACAGATCGTACACCTGAGTTGGGACTTGGTGccttaacaaaacaaaaataaaaatacattattAATCATGTATTTCATATTACAGAACAAACTTTTGATGAGACAAAGACAAAAAACATACCCAGTCACCAGATGTTGTAGGTATGCATCCTCAGACGCCATCGCAACAATAATGCAACAATGAAAACactaaaaaaatcccaaaaatttatCATCAGACGGTAAATACATATAAGAAAACACCAATATCTGCCCTATGTTAAAGTTTTCTCTCATTAAACCCCATGCCTACTCGGATTTCTTTCATGGACAGAAAATTAAAGATATGTCGTCGATTCTTATATGGAATACCTTTGCAACTCAAGTGTCGATATGTAAAGGCAGCTGTCTAGGATGCCGATGGTGAGGTCTGGCCTTTTTTTAGGGAATATCGAGTAGTAGAAACGGATTATGGCTAGGGTTTCAATGACAAGAGAATCAGAAAACGAAGAAAACTGAGAGACTAGCGAGAGAGGTTGCTAGCACTTAATGCGGGTTGTTTTATCCCTAAACCCTAGGGTTAAATATTCACAATTCTGATGACATGGCACGAACATGACTATTTCCTGTGTTATTGTCCACTAGAATTTGGCCACACACTGCGCGTGCGTGTTTGAGCCTTGAGGGAAAGGATTCAGAGGAACCGAAGGGTAGTTTAGgccctaaaaaaaattagtgaagCCCTATTATAAATAGTAAATAATTTTGTTCTCCTTTCAGTCATTTATTATTTTGTGAATtctctcttttattttcaatttctcaATAAAACTCTTAAATTGTTGTAATTAATACTAAGCACATGTGTGGTTGTGGAAATCCTAGATAGATTGGGTTTATGATTATCTTTACTCTAGGAGATTATTTTCTATTAGACTATGTATTACTTGGGAAGTAAGTTTCTCTTTTCTCATGGCTAAAAATACATCCAACAATTTTCTTAAGCATCATTGGTTCTCTCAGTTGCCGGATCCTCCCTCTTCCCTTTAGTAAATTGGCCACAAAATATATATAGTCTTTTGtctaattttaaatatataaggtattttgtctttttttactttctttgtTTATGTGAAGGGTATTTTTAGAAGTTAATTATTTGCCGTTTATTTTAAGCTTTTTGATCATTTATCCAAAAcaataaacaaagaaaattaacTTGCAGAATTCAAAAGTTGGTCGAACAAAGGAGAGGACAACATCTTGGAGAGAGCTGTATCTCTGCATTGCAGCTTTGAACTCATCAAAGGTAACTTTTTCATCGCTGTTTGCATCATCCGGTCCaatatttcatccaacttcCCAGATTCAGTGGTATCAGTTGGAAGGCtattgtggagcctaaaataatcccaaaaattttagAGGCAACACGTAGACTTTTATTCAAGAAgaacaagattgccctcaataaatgggcagACTTCTCAGATTCTCCCACGTGCAGCTCACCTCCCTAAAGGACCCAGCAGCTGAACACAACTGTCCACAACTCACCTGCCCAtggcaaggaattaaagataaggattaattacccaaatcctatctttaatacatttctAATTaaagattgactccaatcaagtaagtaatcttaatttaaattaattaaggaTTATTACcctattatctcaagatattatctcctattaaatatcttgggaatatttagagaatatttaTCCATTAAAccttatatggccggccctagccctataataccccatattctaccatTTTTGGGGGGCTTTTGCAACCCTAAAAAGCCaaaacactttactctctcaaagaaactaacttaggcatcggatATCCGTTGACCTAACCCCCCCACCTCATGGGCGTGTGAGGCTTAGGTctctgatcaaaggtgttgattgttttgcaggtgcttTTTCATCAAGACtgaatgtggatgcaaatttcttcctccttgatgacaaaattgcacctacaaaacaaataacaccttaggtcaaggccaagagcctcacgtgcccacgatgaatgtggggggggggggctttggccgaagaacctccaatgccaaagttagaatttagagagaaaagtgtttgagagttttggaaaattttagcaagagtgtggacctcctttttgagaaaaaatagggtcatatatatagagaatgggggtggccggcccttagaggctttttgtgtgaaaaatgggtgatttaattggtgatttatggattaattaggaattaatccattaattagccaattaatctccaTTTATATGGAATAATTTGTAGGTTATGAAGTGATTACCtgagatgaggatggatgagataatttggaattggttacctttttCGGACACTCTTGGCTTGATTAAAgaatgattgtccactgctcgcaTGTAGGACAACCGGTGTGTCTCAGGGAtaactttgtcctttttaccaaaaatccacgtgttacttgtgattatttttggctccacaaatgcccccacacctgctgggcTGCTCACAGGAAAtggcaacaggtgtagagatcttcttgctctaggaaacttaggactgcttcctgttttgatgtagattccctctttaatataaaattagatccttctaggaaagagaaataaatttctctcaaagcctatttaagtccaccttaagtgtgttattaaatcaactttggagagtgatttattctaccctacaagagagagagagagcgcttagaggatatttgttccccctcctctagcaatcttctacatcttggccgtgcaaaggaccgtctttcgttgctttcttcgtcttctccgcgtcgcaccgatgtaaggaaaacttaattctccttgtcttcttcttgggaggtgctgccacggggcagccatcggggtggtgcggcacgtcggctggcaggggccaggagtcgaCTTGTCATGGGCCAAAGAGATGGTGTGGTAGGGGCCATTGCTTGTGCTGCTCGGCTTAATTGAAGTCAAGGATTggcttggcatgggccaagGAAGTGAAGTGGCATGGGCAACGGATTGGGCTGCAATGTCTGGGTTGCTTTGCtaaaaatgaggaaactgcttgaTTTCTCAGCTGCCGTAGATGGAGCAATCAAGGATAAAGCTGCCAAGATCGGAGCTGCTAAAGATGAAGTGTCGGATGAGTGAACTGTTAAGTGCAAAAGTGGTTGTTGCCCCTTAACCATTCGCTCCCTAGTTGATATTCGATCTTTTAAGCTATGTAGCCTTCTCGCACTGGAAAGCTTACCCAGATAGGTGTTAgcgaattagtttacccttatgcattggagagcaattagtttaccctctcgcattggaaagcaattagtttatcctcttacACTTGAGAGTAgatccatatgggtgtcggggaattggtttacccttatgcactggagagcaattagtttatcctctcgcaccgAAGAGCAGACCCATACtggtttaccttctcgcactggagagcaattaatttatcctctcgcattagagagcagacccatacgggtgtcggggaattggtttaccctatcgcactggagagcaattagtttatcctctcgcactggagagcaattagtttaccctctcgcactggaaagcAAACCCATacgggtgtcggggaattagtttaccctctcgcactgaagagcaattagtttatcctttcgcactggagagcagacccaaaAAGGGTTTTGAGCAGTTGTTGTGGATAGCAGTTGAGCCAGGCTTATGAGTAACTTCTTGAACCTTCATTgagaatgaagaaataaatcaaTTGTGCTAGAAGGTAGAAACTGCATAACATACTGGATAATCTTAGGCTTGCGAGGCCTTGTTCGTCGAGCTGCTTAAGACTTCGAACTTATTTGGAAAAGCCCAAACGAGGTTCATGGGGGTGACGGAGACTTCCCCTGCTCGTTTCGTTGACTTGTCAATATACTTGTTGCATCGACCCTCATTTGTTAGCTTCTCAAAGTACTGCTTCCACTTCATGCAGTCGTTGGTAGTGTGGCCTGGTCCTTGATGGAATGCGCAATACTTCGTATGATCCAACCTAGTAAAATCGCCTCTCATGGGTGGCGGCAGTTCGAACCAAGGTTCGTTCTTGAGCTTACGGAGAATTTGACCAATTGGAACTGTGAACTTGGTGAATGTTTCAGGCACCGAGTCTTCTTTGGTTAGGGAACGTTCCACATGCTTCTTTTCTGACTCATTTTTGTTGGACTACTTGGCCTCGTCCTATAGCGCATGTTTTtctgccaaagcatatgaaGTTGCTAGGGTTAGTTCTTCTCCCATTATTAGTTTTTCGAATAAAGGGTGTTCGGTGGGAAGCTCATTTCTGAATGCTGCCGTTGTTATGTTCTCGTTCCAACCAACAATCTTGGCCTTCTTCGCTTTGAACCTCTTGACATAGTCGCGAATTGTCTCCCAAGGGTTTTTTATAATGCTGAAGAGATGGCCAGATGTCATTTTGATTGAGCGGTTAGATGAATACTCCTTagtgaaaacaaaggaaagtttGTTGAAACTCCGGATTGACTGCGACGGTAGAGTGTGAAACGAATCTTGAGTCTCCCCTTGTAGAGTTATGGCAAAAATTTTGCACATAAGTGTGTCGTTGTTCATATAGAGGATCATGGTACCGCAGTAGTGCTTGAGATGTCGATTTGGATCTTTGTCTCCCTTGTACGGAGTGAAGTGAGGCATGGTGAACCTGAGAGGTGGATCTGTCCGCTCGATCTCATTCGTAAATGGTGACATGCTTGTACTGGTCATGTCTCGTCGAAGCGAATCATCAGCAGCCTCGTTATGTTGGAAATTGCGCAATCGTTTGGTTATAAGCCTCTCAACttattcttgaatttgcttctgATGGAGCAATGCAACTTTCGGCTGCCTCCGATCATGACCTATGGGTTTGGGCCGCTCTCTCATATGCTCGACTCGTCTATGTCGTGGCTGCAGTACATAGGGCATGTCTTTGGCAGGCGAACGGGCTTCTTGTAGGCTGGCGGTTGAACTTGAGTCGAATTAAGTGACTGCTTATCTCTGtctgtcgtgctgcctactctgatgtgaggtggaaaATACTCCTAGTGAGCGTAGTtgtgaatgaacacttcgcctgaAAGGTTGTCCATGTTGATAATCTGAGTGTGACCTCAACTGTGAACTTATGTTCGTCTGGGCTTGATCGGGAATGCACGCTCATCCGTGCGTTAAGACGAGGGTATACGCTATCTTAAGGACCCAGACTGGAGTGTAAACAACCTGAACGCTCGGATCTTGACTGGTTGATGGGCTACTTGCCGGGACTCTGGTGGAGAACTTCGTTTGCCCTTGTTCTAATTTAGAACATCTCGTCCGAGGCACGTTGAATCTCAGTGCGttgcaagagttgattcaccaaggttatttgttgtgcaaggacgctcgtcaactctatgacttgtcgagacaagtgttgttcgccgtTTAGATTGGAAGggcttggaaggaatgtgcctcATTGAGCAATGGAATTATGATGGGCtctgggcgcgagatttgaattgggaaatgtcaaatccacgGAGAAACGTAGTGAAAATGCCCCTGGTTCGATCGTAGGCCTATAAATTTACAGCCGGGacggttgaactaatcttggaccgatttgggctgcttggaatgccacgggagtaggctgggccacggaagCAGGCTGCTTGGTGAGAGCAAGCTGGGCCATGAGAGTAGGTTGCTCAGTGTGTGGTGTATATAGGTGCGAGGCTAGGGCTCGGCTTGGCAACGCGTTGGGCTTGAAACGACATGGCTTAGGATTGCTTTGATGGGACGATCGGGCTGTGGTAGTGgtgccatggacctcgccgcaaGTGGCTACTGAGGTAGCCACcatggtggttcccatggtggtggtgccgctccacttattgtcacatttagcctcgtggatcgcTGTGGTCCCATATCTTGAATGTTGAAATTTTCATttgttgaattttctaaatttctagccattgtacttttgttttacgttttatcaaagaatttttgcaaataaaaaaattctaataataagaacgtacgaaaaatctacaaatggacaagaaaatagaaaaccttggatgcgagagtcttctacaaatgtgggactcaactctcaatgaaaacaccaatttgtggatgaaaATTTCTTCTTCCTTGATCTTGGAGATAATTGCACctagaaaacaaataacaccttaggtcaaggccaagagcctcacgcgcccacgatgaatttggggggtggggggctttggccgaagaacctccgatgtcaaagttagaatttaaagagaaaagtgtttgagagttttggagaattttagcaagagtgtggacctcattttttagaaaaaaaatagggTCATAGGGAAtggaggtggccggcccttagaggttttttgtgtgaaaaatgggtgatttaattggtgattaatggattaattaggatttaattcattaattagccaattaatctccatttatatggaataatttgtaggttatgaagtaattgcctaagatgaggatggatgagataatttggaattggttatcTTTTTTTGGACACTCTTGGCTTGATTAAAgaatgattgtccactgctcgcgcgtaggacaACCGATGTGTCTCAGGGGtaactttgtcattttcaccaaaaatccacatgttgccttgtgattatttttggctgcACACTGAAGacggtggaaatttgcatcgacaaattggtgctttcattgagagctaaTTCAAAATACTTGAAGAAGCCTCTCGCATTAGTTTGTTGAATTTTCTATTACGCTGAATTTCTCACACgtcgtatcaattaatttttcctagaaaaaatTATTGATCAATCCCTGGAGaaaggatacaatggtaggaaattcaAAAACTACGATGAATGGAACCCTATACGTGCAAGGATTTGGACCGGAGAGTCGAGATGAGGATATAACCCCACAACGGAGATCCTCGAGGCTCAACGCGACGGTAGGAGGAGCCCCACTGATGCGAAGCCAcgccaccaccatcatcaccgTGACCCAGCAGCCATGGCAAAGCCACTAAGCCACGACACCACTTCCACCAAACCCTAGGCATGAGGCCTAGGTCCACTTCGAAGCCCTTGGGTAAGAGGCCCCGAACTTGGCAACTGCCATAGCAAGCCCTGGGCAGGAGGCCCCGCCTAATGCAACAGTAGGCTTTGTTGCACAGCAGGTCCGAACTCGGGCCCAGAATTCGGTAGTTGCTGCCAGCCAAGCAGCTCAGTGGGCCCAAGCCCAAGCCACTCAGCTAGAGGGCCAAGATGTGGCAGCCCAACGGCTAGGAGGGTCCACGGCCATGCAAGTTCAAGGCAAGCAGGCACAGGTCTGACGCGCCCCGCGGTTTTTTCCAACGACCCAACCTGCAGCCTAATCTAATCCATGGCCACCTTCAACAATCCAGATTTCGACCACCGGACCCGTAATCGATTCAGGGTTACTTACGCCCTACTTTTCTGCAGGATTACTCACTCTAGGCTTAAGCTTTCTACCTACAGTCCACTATACTTCCACCACGCATGGAGACGCCTAtcatccaagctcttccaatccaaatggcaagCACCACCTGCCCCTACAGGTTGCCAATTTGATGAACGCCCTTGCGCAGCAGACCACCTTGGCGAACCAACTCCTCAAGCGAATTAAGATGTAGCGCACCCCAGATGAGGTGTCCCGAAGCAGGATAATGACGGAAGAACGTGACTCGTTCCAGCGATGTCCCGGTAAAGAGCCGCTCAGTCCGTCACGAACCATGCGTTTGGGTAGTGTGCACTCTTGTTTGGGCCTTAGGGGAAACGTTTTCTCCTGCCCAAATGCATAAAGAAGCGTTTATTCCTTACTTGGCACACGAGTCAGTATGCATTCGAGGTTAAGTCCACATTCCAATGAGCACTCAAGACATTCCAGGCAAAACGTCCGCACGAGGCTAGGCCTATAAGAAGATCCTCCTACGAGGCAACATAGTAGGTAGCCACATAATGCATAGAGAAGGGCATGTGAACAGTCTAACTCAAGTTCCACTGGCAGCCCTCGCCCAGTGCAACGGCGAGCAGCATAACATGGACTACGTGCACAGTGACCGCGACACAGAAGAACAGGACATGCTGAAGAGCAACATAGACCAGCAGGTCAACACCGGGGGCAGCCGGAGGCTCCGCTGCCTCACCAAGTGCAAATCCAAGAAGAAGTACAAAGGCTCGTAGCAGAACAACTGCGCGAATTCCAGTGCATTGACACTACCAAGATGCCCTTTGTAGAAACATGGCCAACCTGAGTAGGTCACCATTTACAAACGAGATTGAGCGGACAGAACCACAGCGGAAGTTCAACCTGCCACATTTCACCTTATTTAGGGGAGATGAAGATCCGAACATACATTTGATGCACTACCGAAGTGCCATGACCTTCTACGCCACCAATGACGCTCTCATGTGTAAAAAATTTCCCACGACACTACAAGGCGAATAACAAGACTGGTTCCACACTCTATCGCCAAGTTCGATTCGGAACTTCGACAAACattccttggttttcactaagGAATATTTTCCTTACCGCTCAATCAAGAAGAAATCTGACCACCTTTTTAGCATGAGGAATGACCTGAATGAGTCACTTCGCACTTATGTCAAGAGATTCAAGGCGGAAAAGGCAAAGATCTTCATATGCAATGATAGCATCACATGCTCAACTTTCCGAAAAAGACTCCGAGCACATCACTTGGTTTTTGGGGAATTGATTATGGGTGAAAACCTGTCACTAGCAAACTCTTATGCTTTGGTAGAAAAGCATTCCCTCTGGGATGAGGAAAAGCGCTCCCAGAAGCCGCCTGAGTAGCCACGTAAAGCCGCGAAACCAACTTAGAAGAAGGCGAGTGATAAACCGCTCAACATCAATAACAAGCTAGGAGACAAACGTAAGGACCGGTCCCCAACGAAGGGAGGCACGGCGCCCAAGACATACATCAGGTTCTCAGTCCCGATCAACCAAATACTTCGCGACCTCAAGGACAAGCCATGGTTCAAGTCGCCACCACCTTTAAAGGGCAACACCTCGAAGATGGACCAAACCAAATACTGTGCATTCCACAAGGGTCTTAGGCACATAACCAATGATTGCACCACATGGAGAAGGTATCTCGAGCAACTCGTGAAGGAAGGCAAGTGCGACCAATATGTCGACAGACCAGTTGCCTGGCCAAGGCAAGAAGCAGATGTTGATGCCGAACCCCCAACCAAGACAATTCGAATCAACAGAATCTTTGTTGAATCCGAGCATCTGGGGCCACCAATAACTCCAAGAAGAGGAAAATCCAGCAGGTAAGATCGGTCAATTAATTTCAAGCTGTAGATGCTGTATCTAGACCAATTGTCGACTTTACCGAGCATGACGCTGAGGGAGTAGACTTTCCCCACGACGACGCCCTGGTGATTTCTGTACAATTGGCCCATTCCATAGTTGACAGAGTCATGGTGGACAACGGCAGCTCAATCAACCTTCTACAACTGTTGATCATTCAAAAGATGAGCCTGGAAAGTACAATCCAACGCAAAGCAAAGGTCTTGACCGGATTCAACGAACTTACCTCAACCGCTATTGGCACTATCACACTTGACGTAACCAGCCCACCAATTGTCACATCGCAGACCTTCATGATCGTTAGCGACCCATCTCTCCATAATGGGATATTGAGTCGTCCTTGCCTGGTGAAAATTGGAGCTGTGACATCGACCAAGTATCAGAAAATCTAATTCCGCATCCCGGGAGGAGCAGTCAGAGAGATCAAAGGCGACCAGGCCATGTCTAGGCGATGCACTATACAAGTTCTCAAGGAGTCAAAGAAGAGATCTTTCGCCCCAGCAGTAGTAGCTGAAATGCAGAAAGATGACTTTACCTCCTGCTAAATAACAATTACAGCAGGCCAGTCAAAAAGATGGCATTAAGGTAGACAATGCCCTAGAAGATGAATCAGGATGGAAACCTGAAAAAGATGCCGAGAACATTATTGTTAACCCTCACCAGCCAGAAAAGACTGCTAGAATAGGCTCATGGCTGAGCCCAACGGAGAATGAAGAACTCATGGTTTTCCTTAGGGAAAATCGTGACGTCTTCTCATAGTTACCCTTTGACATGCCCGACATTGATCTAGCGATAACTTGTCACAAGCTAAACGTCAATCCCGCTGCCAAACTTGTGATCCAAAAAAAGTGACATTTCATACCAGAGTGAGTAGCGATTATTGAAGTGGAGATCAACAAGCTACCGGAGGCCGGATTCATTGAGGAAGTGGCATATTCAGCATGGCTGGCCAACGTCATGCTAGTGATGAAAAAAGAGAAGGGCAAATGGAGAGTGTGTGTGGATTACACCGACCTCAACAGGGCATGCCCTAAAGACAACTACCCGGTTACCTAAATCGACATTCTCGTTAACTCAACATTTGGGAACTAGCTGCTTAGTTTCTTAGACGCGTATTCGGGCTACAATCAAATTTCCATGCACAATCCTGACAAAGAAGAAACTACATTCGTGATCGAGCAAGGCACATAttgctacaaggtcatgcctttTGGCCTTAAGAACGCCAGAGCAACCTACCAACGACTtgtaaacatgatgttcaagaagcaaattggaGTCACCATAGAAGTCTACGTCGATGACATCATGGTGAAAGGCAAGCAACAGTCAGACCATATTCGTAACTTGGCGAAAATTTTTACCATTCTTCGAGAGTACAACATGAAGCTCAACCTAGCCAAGTGCACATTAAGCGTCTCCTCAGGTCGATTCTTATTGTACCTTGTAACCCAACGAAGAATCGAGGCTTATCCAAGGAAGATCAAAGTGATATTAGACATGAAATCACCCATGACtctgaaggagatccaaagttTGACCGGAGGAGCTTCCGCACTCAATCGTTTCCTTTCGCGATCTACTAACTGATGCAAGCCATTCTTCAAGGCAATAAAAAAGGTGCAGAAGGATAA
This genomic interval from Malus domestica chromosome 05, GDT2T_hap1 contains the following:
- the LOC139195854 gene encoding uncharacterized protein — its product is MTSTSMSPFTNEIERTDPPLRFTMPHFTPYKGDKDPNRHLKHYCGTMILYMNNDTLMCKIFAITLQGETQDSFHTLPSQSIRSFNKLSFVFTKEYSSNRSIKMTSGHLFSIIKNPWETIRDYVKRFKAKKAKIVGWNENITTAAFRNELPTEHPLFEKLIMGEELTLATSYALAEKHAL
- the LOC139195855 gene encoding uncharacterized protein, encoding MDQTKYCAFHKGLRHITNDCTTWRRYLEQLVKEGKCDQYVDRPVAWPRQEADVDAEPPTKTIRINRIFVESEHLGPPITPRRGKSSRPIVDFTEHDAEGVDFPHDDALVISVQLAHSIVDRVMVDNGSSINLLQLLIIQKMSLESTIQRKAKVLTGFNELTSTAIGTITLDVTSPPIVTSQTFMIVSDPSLHNGILSRPCLVKIGAVTSTKYQKI